tcagccctccctcctcccctcccccctccccccattccctgcCCCTCCCAGACAGGTCTCACCtcaaaaaacaagaaaggaaacagTGAGAGCTTTCTCCAGTTGGCCCCCAGAGGCCTGTCTCTGCTGGGGACgtcaaagagagggagggagaaagggagggagggaggggacaagagaaaggaagagaagaaagcgGAGCAACACAAAGGCCCCGGGTCCACCTTTGAAGCTGTCTCTAAcccgagggagggagggagcagggggaGGCCAGGCCAGTCAAGAGTTTTAAAGAAAGTCTCAAATTCCAGTAGAAACCGGAGGGATTGCATgaactttctccccttctctcctccccgcccccccccctcaGTTACATGGCAGCCCTAGAGCACACACACCTCCTTCCTAGCTCCCTAAGccggtctgtcacacctgggggGCCTCAGACCATTGTCCTCTAAGAAGGCTGGGGGGTGTTGGCCCTGCTTTGAAAGTTCTATTGAACGCCAAAGTTatcagttgctgctgctgcccttCACCCTAACCCTcgccctccccccaacccaccaTCAGCTCCAAGCCTCCTGGCAAGGATTAAGCTTCTTTGtgatgggaggagaaaaaaaattcaatatggTAAAAAGCAATTATGACAggttggaagggggaggggagcctGCCATGGGGGTCTGGGGGACCTCCCTCTTGGCTGCAGCTACCACCTTCTAAATAGTTCAGGGCTGAAGGGCGTCTGTTGGAGGCGGGAGGAAGTGGCTGCTTGTCTTTCTTAGTCGAGAGGCGAGGGCACCGTCCCCCCGTGCCCGCCAATTTAGAAGTAGAGTTTGCCCCCTTCCTCACTCAAGCTCTTAATGTTCCCATTCTAGGGAAGGGGAGATGTCTTTCCTTCATTCCACCACCAGCCCAACTACACCAATGAAAATCAtccagaaggaaaatggaaagtcCAAGTCTCCTTcatgtggagaaactgaggcagaacccCAGGCGCACACGCGTGTTTATATATGTGGATTATAATTCCCATCCTAGGGCTGCGCTTGTGTCCGGCCTCCTGAAGAAGGGTCTAGGGAGGAAATCTCATAGCGCCTAGGGTACGGGTTTGgggatgggggggcggggagcagtGTGGCGGTGGGAAACTGACCTCACACCTTGCCAGATTAAGCAgggcagaaaaaaggaaaaggtcggagggaggaaaaagaagaccGCTTTTTGTGGTGGCTCAGTTCCCCTCTCTGGGGGACGACGAAAACCTCCACTCCCTGCCAACCCACCCACCCAGAGGTTTCTGGCAGGGTGCCACTCGGAGTGAccgcagggaaggggaggggtggggatcCCCGCACTTCGgtctctccccgcccccatccgCGCGCACCAGGCCCTACTATTCCACGCACTGAGATTCCCGCTCAGGTGTGTCCGCTCGCGTCCCCAGGCCGGCCTGGCCAGCCCCTGCGGACCGCACCCGCTCTGCCCTCTGAATCACCATCTCTCCTGTTCCCATCCCGCCTCACCCGATCGATCGGAGGAGCAAAGCTGGCTATCGGGGGATCTTTTCCACCCTCGCCCTGCGCAGCTTCAGGTGTTCCGGGGGCCGGCTCGGCGGCCACTGGGAGGCGGGCTGTAGAGATTGGACCAGTTCAGCAGTCTGGCCACTGGGGAGCCCTGAGGCAGTGCCAGGGCCAGTCCCGGGGTCTGGGTGCCCCGCACCATCCTGACCAAGGTGGGGAGGGCAGTGTTTGTGTGTGGTGTGTGCGCGCCTATGTgtgtagggagagagagatttagcTTCTTTCTCTTGCTGACCCTGGTTGTTGCCCGAGCCCATCTTCCACCCCCGCCGGTTCTCTGGTCCCACCTCCCCACACTTGCTCAAGTTAGTCGAATGAGTTTAGTTTTCGCCGCCGTATCAGGTACaccgcccccccacacacacaccccacaagaAAGACGCAAATCCTGGGCTAGGTCACATTATAAAACTGTCCCTTCCCTTTGGGAGTGGGGGCTTCcagcctctctcttcctcccctcccccactccacaaCCAGGACAAGTCCCTTTCTTCCCCGCACTCCCTCCCCTACAAagtgtccccccccccccgaagTCAAAGCTTCCTGGGCCAAGATTGGTTCGGGTACCCTTCCCCATCGCACTAAAAGGAAGTTTGCCAAGCCTTTCCCTGGGCTCCCAACTCGAGGCCTCCGGAGCTGACTCTGGAGGCGTCCCCTACGCACTCTATCTCGccgcgctctgctcccagctctccGGGGTAGAGTAGCTCTTATCTGTCCCCTAGTTAGCATGAGGCGCTTCTCTGCCAGCCTCTTGGAGAAGAAAGTTTGTTGCTTATAGATTATTGTAATCGCTCGATTCCCTTCACCCTCCTtccaaacaagcaaacaaacaaaaaggcccCTACCCTTTGCAGGAAAATGGTTTTATTCGAGGAGTGGCTGAGTGGTGAAATACATGTAGGATGaccagtcttctttttttttttctttctatcaaaaAGTGGGGCGGGAGAGGCTGGTTCCTACAATAAGGATTCATGCCAATAGGGAGTGAGGAGCTATGGTGACGAACACGGAGCAAAATCTGAGGAGAGCTATCCAAGAGTATCTGCAGACCCTGGAGTCCATCTGTCATATCTGTGTCATTTCTGAGCCGTTTTCGCTCCATTTCCCTGGAGATTGGAGCTAGGTGCCTGTGTTCAGAGTGACACTTGGAGTTCTCTCTTTGGTCATTGCCCAGTTGCCCTAAGCGGGagagcgctctctctctctctctctctctctctctctctctcctctcttctctctctctctctctctctctctctctctctctctctctctctctctctctctctcctctctctctctctctctgtctctctcatctctctctcctctctcctctctctctcccccctccctccccctttccccctccccccttcctctccctctctctccattccataTGGGATGGGGGGGTGTCACCTTCTTGGTGGTTTTCCCCAAGCCCCAGGACACCCCCATTTTCTGCTGCAgtcctgtcccctttcaaaaagGAGGAGCTCTTGAGTCCCTTGTGATCCATGGGGCTCCTCTGTGAGTCTGATGGGGTGACCTCCCCTTCCTCATCCCAGTCCTTGTTACAGGAACGGGGGTGGGAGGGTTGGTTCTGGGCCAGGGTGCCCCCTCTTTCCCCCGACTACGTGAGGGGCTGGGGTCGCCGGGTGCGCTTGGTCCGGCGGGTTGGTGCTGATCCCACAAACTCaaactgcttttgcctttccccGTGGTTGGGGAACTGCAGCTGGCCCTGGTAGAGACGCTTAATGAAGTGGGCCTCCCGCTGGTTCTGTCGGCTGCGGGAGGCCTGCCTGGGCCGGCCTTGGCGGGTAAAAGCCATGAACCAGCCCTCATGGCGGGCGTTCTGGAAGGCTGTGTAGTTATTCTCCAGCACAATCTCTGTAAACACGCAGTCTTTGCTCTTCCCGCTGGgctgagggaggaggaaaagaggggttCTGGGGTGGGGGTCCCAGTGAAGTCAATTATATCTCTATAGGGATGCCATGGGTGCAACCCTTCGGAAACTCTGCATTTAGCCCTGACACCCTAGCGATTCTTCCAGCCCGGCCTTTGTGGAGTGTGTTCTCGGAAATGAATGagtaaggaggagagaggagctaTTTCCCACTGATCTCTAATGGGGAGGTTGTTGTGGGGGTTCGAAGGATTCTTCTGAAGTTTTAAGTTCCTTCCCTACAGTCATACTGTACTTAGTCAATACAGATTGTTCTTTTGAATATTCAGGCAGCTTTTGGACAGGGGTAAGCTGGTGCCTTGGACCCAACACTCAGAAGGATGCAATAAAAGACACTTTTTAAatatatggttttaaaaaaaagaatacacgTTTCAAATGCCAGAAAATTCTATATAAGATAGCACTTAGGTactcatttttataataattttaagtTCTAGGGGTTAAAAAGAAGGCACAGAAAAGACCTAATTTCCCAATCTTGCCTAGTTTATAAATGCGGATACTTCATTATATCCTATCTTTACCCTCCTTCACCCACCTCACAGAGCCTAGGGCCTCgcacatatagtaggtgctcaataaacacAATTTATTAATACTAGGGGAGATAATCTATAAACATGGGGGTTCTCTTTGGAACCACTCTAAGATGGGTGGGGGAGAAAAGTTTACTTATTGAGACTCAGGGAAGGGGTGGGATTGCTCATTTAAGGGTCCAAAGGAGAAACAAGGGAGTGGCCCAAAAGTGAAGGAGGAAgtggagaaagagatggaagaacAGGTGTTCGTGGATCCATACCTCCTGCTGTTCCCAGAGCCGGTCTCCACCAAGGTGTGCTGACCCCAGGTGGCCagcagagggaggagggatgCCATAGAGGATCCACTCCAACCTTGCCCATCCCACCCTCCACAGACACCTGTGTCATAAAAGTCATTTCCCACTCCCACCCATGAACACCCTTTCCCACCAAGGCCTCACCTTCCCAATGAGCTTTCCCCTCTTGCTCATGCAGATGTATTTCTCACTCTCAGCCCCCTTGATGCGAACCCGGCTGCCAAATGTATCTGTCTCCACTATGAGCTTGGCTGTTTTGAAGGTTGGGGTTTAGGTTGGAGGt
This region of Trichosurus vulpecula isolate mTriVul1 chromosome 3, mTriVul1.pri, whole genome shotgun sequence genomic DNA includes:
- the FGF17 gene encoding fibroblast growth factor 17 isoform X2 — its product is MGASCLLANLTLCFQLLILCCCQTQYVRDQGAMTDQLSRRQIREYQLYSRTSGKHVQVTGRRISATAEDGNKFAKLIVETDTFGSRVRIKGAESEKYICMSKRGKLIGKPSGKSKDCVFTEIVLENNYTAFQNARHEGWFMAFTRQGRPRQASRSRQNQREAHFIKRLYQGQLQFPNHGERQKQFEFVGSAPTRRTKRTRRPQPLT
- the FGF17 gene encoding fibroblast growth factor 17 isoform X1 — translated: MGASCLLANLTLCFQLLILCCCQTQGENHASPNFNQYVRDQGAMTDQLSRRQIREYQLYSRTSGKHVQVTGRRISATAEDGNKFAKLIVETDTFGSRVRIKGAESEKYICMSKRGKLIGKPSGKSKDCVFTEIVLENNYTAFQNARHEGWFMAFTRQGRPRQASRSRQNQREAHFIKRLYQGQLQFPNHGERQKQFEFVGSAPTRRTKRTRRPQPLT